The following coding sequences lie in one Streptomyces xiamenensis genomic window:
- a CDS encoding non-ribosomal peptide synthetase — translation MSASSNVEEILPLSPFQQGLYFHAGFDRGAPDAYGVQYVLDLEGPLNVRALGEAARAVLNRHSALRAVFRQRASGEPVQVVQRAIPLRFTRLDLLPLAEEERHAALEEFLAKERAVGYDLGRAPLIRFALVRVAPRRYRFALMNHHILLDGWSMPVLLGELFREYADRNAGGSGDVLPPPAGQYRDHLGWLSTRDSAAAETAWRDAFAGLDGPTLLAPPEGTGTPGTPQRLTVSLDTERLNRLTDWARGAGVTVSTVVRAAWGMALARLTGRTDVVLGATVSGRPPELPGVESIVGLFINTVPVRITLDPAEPVRELLRRTQAEQTALLAHDHLGLVDIHRATGHAALFDTVVLMQNYPFDRAEFDKLATGLTLRDVRAHDGAHYPLRLVALPTGDGLDLHLDHRPEVVAAVTARAVADALVRMLDRLTGRAGEVLVRDWDAGTFTGDSAGPVHGERREPPAVTLPELFAEQVARTPEAVAVVDDGDGSSLTYAELDTRAASLARVLVDAGVGPESFVAVLLPRSTDLVTALLAVHKAGGAYLPIDPDYPADRIRYMLDDARPTALVTASSIPVPECAAPIITLDTVEAVPGPLAAVAVRPEHPAYVIYTSGSTGRPKGVVVPHAGIVNRLLWMQDHYGLTPGEGVLQKTSASFDVSVWEFFWPLITGARLVLARPGGQREPGYVADVIGRAGVTTVHFVPSMLQAFLADPAAADCTGLRRVLCSGEALSGDARDRFFRTLPDVELHNLYGPTEASVDVTAHACDPKDTGPTVPIGEPVRNTGLHILDTWLRPVAPGVPGELYLSGIQLARGYWDRPALTAERFVADPFDTTGSGTRMYRTGDIVRRTTDGHLEYLGRTDDQVKIRGFRIEPGEIETALTSLTGIAQATVIVREDRPGDPRITAYLIPKNNAVLETARVRAAVSAVLPDHMVPAAFVTLDALPLTPNGKLDRKALPTPGLDQARSPARAPRTPREETLCRLFADILGTEEVGIDDNFFDLGGHSLLATRLTSRIRTELDVDLDIRTIFEAPTPALLAARCGADDRHRPVLTRAPRTGDVPLAFGQTRLWFLDQLEGPSATYNLSFALRLSGPLDMTAIQRAAMDVLARHESLRTVFRVSDGGPVQHVLEVDELPVPLRTVATSPDGLDREMAAETAKGFRIATELPLRITLFEESEQEHVLLVVVHHLVSDGWSLAPLARDLATAYTARTQHTEPDWEPLPVQYADYTLWQRELLGDANDPTSLAAEQLTYWEKTLTGLPEHTPLPHDHPRPTQATYRGATTPITLTPQLHTQLNQLARDNGATLYMVLQAGLATLLTRLGAGTDIPIGSPIAGRTDEGLDNLIGFFVNTLVLRTDTSNDPTFTTLLHRVRDTDLAAYAHQDLPFEKLVEHLNPTRTLTTHPLFQTALVLQNNTPPQLHLPHLTITPTHLPTTTAKFDLTLDLTETPNGIHGTLEYATDLFTHTTAHNLTQWLTRILASAAANPDARLHTLDFQQESERYTDDNPHQVPAVTLPELFAEQVARTPEAVAVVDDGDGSSLTYAELDTRAASLARVLVDAGVGPESFVAVLLPRSTDLVTALLAVHKAGGAYLPIDPDYPADRIRYMLDDARPTALVTASSVAVPEGPVHTVLIDAPRPGPGLVSPVAVRPEHPAYVIYTSGSTGRPKGVVVPHAGIVNRLLWMQDHYGLRAGEGVLQKTSASFDVSVWEFFWPLITGARLVLARPGGQGDPQHIADLVRREGVTTVHFVPSMLQAFLADPAAADCTGLRRVLCSGEALSGDARDRFFRTLPDVELHNLYGPTEASVDVTAHACDPKDTGPTVPIGGPVWNTGLRVLDAWLQPVPPGVPGELYLTGAQLARGYWDRPALTAERFVADPFDTTGSGTRMYRTGDIVRRTTDGHLEYLGRTDDQVKIRGFRIEPGEIETALTSLTGIAQATVIVREDRPGDPRITAYLVPSAGSTPEPHQLKASLAAVLPDHMVPAAFVTLDALPLTPNGKLDRKALPAPGTDRTPRIIRAPRTPREETLCRLFADILGTEEVGIDDNFFDLGGHSLLATRLISRIRTELQVEADLRAFFQQPTIAAADLWARSTTRVRPALRPMRRPEMDES, via the coding sequence ATGAGCGCGAGCAGCAACGTCGAGGAGATCCTCCCGCTGTCGCCGTTCCAGCAAGGGCTGTACTTCCACGCCGGTTTCGACCGCGGGGCGCCGGACGCCTACGGCGTGCAGTACGTCCTGGATCTGGAGGGCCCGCTGAACGTCCGGGCCCTCGGTGAGGCGGCCCGCGCCGTACTGAACCGGCACAGCGCCCTGCGCGCCGTCTTCCGGCAGCGGGCCAGCGGTGAGCCGGTGCAGGTCGTGCAACGTGCGATACCCCTGCGGTTCACCCGGCTCGACCTGCTGCCGCTCGCCGAGGAGGAACGGCACGCGGCACTGGAGGAGTTCCTCGCGAAGGAACGCGCCGTCGGCTACGACCTCGGCCGCGCCCCCCTGATCCGTTTCGCCCTGGTACGCGTCGCACCCCGGCGCTACCGGTTCGCCCTGATGAACCATCACATCCTGCTCGACGGCTGGTCCATGCCGGTGCTGCTGGGCGAGTTGTTCCGGGAGTACGCGGACCGGAACGCGGGCGGATCCGGGGATGTCCTGCCGCCGCCCGCCGGACAGTACCGGGACCATCTCGGATGGCTGAGCACCCGGGACAGCGCGGCCGCCGAGACCGCCTGGCGGGATGCCTTCGCCGGACTGGACGGACCCACCCTGCTGGCTCCACCCGAAGGGACCGGGACACCGGGCACGCCCCAGCGGCTCACCGTCTCGCTGGACACGGAACGGCTGAACCGGCTCACCGACTGGGCCCGGGGCGCCGGGGTGACCGTCAGCACCGTGGTGCGGGCCGCCTGGGGGATGGCTCTCGCGCGGCTGACCGGCCGCACCGATGTGGTCCTCGGCGCCACCGTCTCCGGCAGGCCACCGGAACTGCCCGGCGTGGAGAGCATCGTCGGGCTGTTCATCAACACCGTGCCGGTGCGGATCACCCTCGATCCGGCCGAGCCGGTGCGAGAGTTGCTGCGCCGCACGCAGGCCGAACAGACCGCTCTGCTGGCCCACGACCACCTGGGGCTGGTCGACATCCACCGGGCGACCGGCCATGCAGCCCTGTTCGACACCGTCGTGCTGATGCAGAACTATCCGTTCGACCGGGCGGAGTTCGACAAGCTGGCGACAGGCCTGACGCTGCGGGACGTCCGGGCGCACGACGGCGCGCACTACCCGCTGCGGCTGGTGGCGCTGCCCACCGGTGACGGACTCGACCTGCACCTGGACCACCGCCCGGAGGTGGTAGCGGCCGTCACCGCGCGCGCGGTGGCCGACGCGCTGGTACGGATGCTGGACCGCCTCACCGGCCGGGCCGGTGAGGTGCTGGTCCGGGACTGGGACGCGGGCACGTTCACGGGCGACTCGGCCGGCCCCGTTCACGGGGAACGACGGGAACCGCCGGCGGTGACGTTGCCGGAGTTGTTCGCGGAGCAGGTGGCGCGGACGCCGGAGGCGGTCGCGGTGGTGGACGACGGTGACGGGTCGTCGCTGACCTACGCCGAACTCGACACGCGGGCCGCCTCGCTGGCCCGGGTCCTGGTGGATGCCGGCGTCGGACCGGAATCGTTCGTCGCGGTGCTGCTGCCCCGCTCCACGGACCTGGTGACCGCGTTGCTCGCCGTGCACAAAGCAGGCGGCGCCTATCTTCCGATCGACCCGGACTACCCGGCCGACCGCATCCGGTACATGCTCGACGACGCCCGCCCCACCGCCCTCGTGACGGCATCGTCGATACCGGTCCCGGAGTGCGCCGCTCCGATCATCACACTCGACACCGTGGAGGCGGTTCCCGGCCCGTTGGCCGCTGTCGCTGTGCGTCCGGAGCATCCGGCGTATGTCATCTACACCTCGGGTTCCACCGGCCGCCCCAAGGGGGTGGTGGTCCCACATGCGGGGATCGTCAACCGGCTGCTGTGGATGCAGGACCACTACGGCCTCACCCCCGGCGAAGGGGTGCTCCAGAAGACCTCGGCCAGTTTCGACGTGTCGGTGTGGGAGTTCTTCTGGCCGCTGATCACCGGCGCCCGGCTGGTCCTCGCCCGCCCCGGCGGCCAGCGGGAACCGGGATATGTCGCTGATGTCATCGGCCGTGCGGGCGTCACGACGGTGCATTTCGTGCCCTCGATGCTCCAGGCATTCCTCGCCGACCCGGCCGCCGCGGACTGCACCGGCCTGCGGCGCGTACTGTGCAGCGGCGAAGCCCTCTCCGGCGACGCCCGCGACCGGTTCTTCCGCACCCTCCCCGATGTCGAACTCCACAACCTCTACGGACCCACCGAGGCATCCGTCGACGTCACCGCCCACGCATGCGACCCCAAGGACACCGGCCCCACCGTCCCCATCGGCGAACCTGTCCGCAACACCGGCCTGCACATCCTCGACACCTGGCTCCGGCCGGTCGCGCCCGGGGTACCGGGGGAGTTGTATCTCTCGGGGATCCAGCTGGCCAGGGGCTACTGGGACCGCCCGGCGCTGACCGCCGAACGGTTCGTCGCCGACCCCTTCGACACCACCGGCAGCGGCACCCGCATGTACCGCACCGGCGACATCGTCCGCCGCACCACCGACGGCCACCTCGAATACCTCGGCCGCACCGACGACCAAGTCAAAATCCGCGGCTTCCGCATCGAACCCGGCGAAATCGAAACCGCCCTCACCTCCCTGACGGGCATCGCCCAGGCCACCGTCATCGTCCGCGAGGACCGGCCAGGCGACCCCCGCATCACCGCCTACCTGATACCGAAGAACAACGCTGTCCTCGAAACGGCGCGGGTCCGCGCGGCTGTGTCCGCCGTGCTGCCGGACCACATGGTGCCCGCCGCCTTCGTCACCCTCGACGCGCTGCCCCTCACCCCCAACGGCAAACTGGACCGCAAGGCACTCCCCACCCCCGGTCTCGATCAGGCACGTTCGCCCGCCAGGGCGCCGCGCACCCCGCGCGAGGAGACCCTGTGCCGGCTGTTCGCCGACATCCTGGGCACCGAAGAAGTCGGCATCGACGACAACTTCTTCGACCTCGGCGGCCACTCCCTCCTCGCCACCCGCCTGACCAGCCGCATCCGCACCGAACTGGACGTGGATCTCGACATCCGGACCATCTTCGAGGCGCCCACCCCCGCGCTGCTGGCCGCGCGCTGCGGCGCCGACGACCGACACCGGCCGGTGCTGACGCGTGCGCCGCGCACCGGTGATGTCCCGCTGGCGTTCGGCCAGACGCGACTGTGGTTCCTGGACCAGTTGGAAGGGCCGAGCGCGACCTACAACCTCTCCTTCGCGCTGCGCCTCTCCGGGCCACTGGACATGACGGCGATTCAGCGAGCCGCCATGGACGTGCTGGCCAGGCACGAGAGCCTGCGGACGGTGTTCCGGGTGAGCGACGGCGGGCCGGTGCAACACGTGCTGGAAGTGGATGAACTCCCCGTGCCACTGCGGACGGTGGCCACCTCACCGGACGGACTGGACCGGGAGATGGCGGCGGAGACCGCCAAGGGATTCCGCATCGCCACCGAACTGCCTCTGCGCATCACGCTGTTCGAGGAGTCGGAGCAGGAGCATGTGCTGCTCGTCGTCGTCCATCATCTGGTGAGTGACGGGTGGTCGTTGGCGCCGTTGGCGCGGGATCTGGCCACCGCCTACACCGCACGCACCCAGCACACGGAACCCGACTGGGAACCGCTCCCCGTCCAGTACGCCGACTACACCCTGTGGCAACGCGAACTCCTCGGCGACGCCAACGACCCCACCAGCCTCGCCGCCGAACAACTCACCTACTGGGAGAAAACCCTCACCGGCCTCCCCGAACACACCCCACTCCCCCACGACCACCCCCGCCCCACCCAAGCCACCTACCGCGGCGCCACCACCCCCATCACCCTCACCCCCCAACTCCACACCCAACTCAACCAACTCGCCCGCGACAACGGCGCCACCCTCTACATGGTCCTCCAAGCAGGACTCGCCACCCTCCTCACCCGCCTCGGCGCCGGCACCGACATCCCCATCGGCTCCCCCATCGCCGGACGCACCGACGAAGGACTCGACAACCTCATCGGCTTCTTCGTCAACACCCTCGTCCTACGCACCGACACCTCCAACGACCCCACCTTCACCACCCTCCTCCACCGCGTCCGCGACACCGACCTCGCCGCCTACGCCCACCAAGACCTCCCCTTCGAAAAACTCGTCGAACACCTCAACCCCACCCGCACCCTCACCACCCACCCCCTCTTCCAGACCGCCCTCGTCCTCCAGAACAACACCCCACCCCAACTCCACCTCCCCCACCTCACCATCACCCCCACCCACCTCCCCACCACCACCGCCAAATTCGACCTCACCCTCGACCTCACCGAAACCCCCAACGGCATCCACGGCACCCTCGAATACGCCACCGACCTCTTCACCCACACCACCGCCCACAACCTCACCCAATGGCTCACCCGGATCCTGGCCTCGGCGGCTGCGAACCCGGACGCGCGGCTCCACACCCTGGACTTCCAGCAGGAGAGCGAGCGGTACACGGACGACAATCCACACCAGGTCCCGGCGGTGACGTTGCCGGAGTTGTTCGCGGAGCAGGTGGCGCGGACGCCGGAGGCGGTCGCGGTGGTGGACGACGGCGACGGGTCGTCGCTGACCTACGCCGAACTCGACACGCGGGCCGCCTCGCTGGCCCGGGTCCTGGTGGACGCCGGCGTCGGACCGGAATCGTTCGTCGCGGTGCTGCTGCCCCGCTCCACGGACCTGGTGACCGCGTTGCTCGCCGTGCACAAGGCCGGCGGCGCGTACCTCCCGATCGACCCGGACTACCCGGCCGACCGCATCCGGTACATGCTCGACGACGCCCGCCCCACCGCCCTCGTGACGGCATCCTCCGTGGCCGTGCCCGAGGGGCCGGTGCACACGGTGCTCATCGACGCGCCGAGGCCCGGGCCGGGGCTGGTGTCACCGGTGGCGGTGCGTCCGGAGCATCCGGCGTATGTCATCTACACCTCGGGTTCCACCGGCCGCCCCAAGGGGGTGGTGGTCCCGCACGCGGGGATCGTCAACCGGCTGCTGTGGATGCAGGACCACTACGGCCTGAGGGCGGGCGAGGGCGTGCTCCAGAAGACCTCGGCCAGTTTCGACGTGTCGGTGTGGGAGTTCTTCTGGCCGCTGATCACCGGCGCCCGGCTGGTCCTCGCCCGCCCCGGCGGCCAGGGCGACCCCCAGCACATCGCCGACCTCGTGCGCCGTGAGGGTGTCACGACGGTGCATTTCGTGCCGTCCATGCTCCAGGCGTTCCTCGCCGACCCGGCCGCCGCGGACTGCACCGGCCTGCGGCGCGTACTGTGCAGCGGCGAAGCCCTCTCCGGCGACGCCCGCGACCGGTTCTTCCGAACCCTCCCCGATGTCGAACTCCACAACCTCTACGGACCCACCGAGGCATCCGTCGACGTCACCGCCCACGCATGCGACCCCAAGGACACCGGCCCCACCGTCCCCATCGGCGGCCCCGTCTGGAACACCGGCCTGCGTGTCCTGGACGCCTGGCTGCAACCGGTGCCGCCGGGTGTCCCCGGCGAGCTGTACCTGACCGGCGCGCAACTCGCGCGCGGCTACTGGGACCGCCCGGCGCTGACCGCCGAACGGTTCGTCGCCGACCCCTTCGACACCACCGGCAGCGGCACCCGCATGTACCGCACCGGCGACATCGTCCGCCGCACCACCGACGGCCACCTCGAATACCTCGGCCGCACCGACGACCAGGTCAAAATCCGCGGCTTCCGCATCGAACCCGGCGAAATCGAAACCGCCCTCACCTCCCTGACGGGCATCGCCCAGGCCACCGTCATCGTCCGCGAGGACCGGCCAGGCGACCCCCGCATCACCGCCTACCTGGTTCCCTCGGCCGGGAGCACTCCGGAGCCGCACCAGCTGAAGGCTTCGCTGGCCGCCGTGCTGCCGGACCACATGGTGCCCGCCGCCTTCGTCACACTCGACGCACTGCCCCTCACCCCCAACGGCAAACTCGACCGCAAGGCACTCCCCGCCCCCGGCACCGACCGGACCCCCCGGATCATCCGGGCGCCGCGCACCCCGCGCGAGGAGACCCTGTGCCGGCTGTTCGCCGACATCCTGGGCACCGAAGAAGTCGGCATCGACGACAACTTCTTCGACCTCGGCGGCCACTCCCTCCTCGCCACCCGCCTCATCAGCCGCATCCGCACCGAACTCCAGGTGGAGGCCGATCTGCGGGCGTTCTTCCAGCAACCCACGATTGCCGCCGCCGACCTCTGGGCCCGCAGCACCACGCGGGTCCGTCCCGCACTGCGGCCCATGCGCCGCCCGGAGATGGACGAATCATGA
- a CDS encoding non-ribosomal peptide synthetase yields the protein MESVDRRTSHDQGHPLRAAQAGMWFAQRIAPPSRVFNIAQYAEIRGPLDTHRFLHALRRAIEEAETLRVRFRETPQGVRQYVPDTLDWSPSFVDFCDRRDPVAAAHRWMSEFAARPVDLFAPLLLDVALLKTGPDHYLWYQGAHHSVVDGFAGPLVAHRACCLYNDAIAGQPSAPTPFPGIEALHAEEEAYRSSGRFATDRDYWMGQLADRPEPFSLSHQQLPVPDRTRRDSGTLPEPAGALLRSTSRRLRTTWSGLAIAAAAAYLHRMSGADDLVLGLPVTARAGRIQRSAAAMLSNIVPLRLRLRRDTTFPDLLQEVTARTRQALVHQRYRYEDLRRDLGMPESEERLFSSEINVMAFDDALDITGCTASFHNLTNPNTEELAFSLYGRADSGTIRVDADADAQRFDADDLAGHRARFARLLTRLAEDPDRQLRAPDLMDEKEGLVIQGWNATAAATPEATFPTLFSRQAGITPHRIAVACGRREWSYAELNARANRLAHLLAARGVSPGSHVVSAVPRSAEAVLTLLAVLKARAVYVPVDPDHPADRVAGVIGTVGPELVVGLSRDTAPMAEHTGTVAGGWLALDDDAVRRRLEQQPDTDPAPERDPAATALGLAYAIFTSGSTGKPKGAMVHQRGMVNHLLAKVEDLELTAGSRVALNAPLTFDVSIWQMLAALLTGGTTQVIDDDAGQDALALFEGVARTGVTVLEVVPSQVRAALDAWDAGVPAAPLPRLRRFIVNGEVLPPALCRRWYARYPDAAIINAYGLTECSDDNAHAFITAGDVRADTRLPVGRPLRNNQFHILDRDLRPVPVGVPGDLFIAGTGVGRGYLADPRRTAERYVPDPFSAAPGARMYRTGDRARWRPDGQLDFLGRNDHQVKIRGNRIELGEVEAALRTVDGVLDAVAAVHRAGNVQRLIGYVIGDIAPEKVREAVADAVPDYMVPAALVRLETFPLNTNGKVDRKALPAPDFATSTTGTQPRTATERALCEAFAEVLGLPDIGIDDSFFDLGGDSIVSIQLISRAHRVGLRLTARDIFQHRTVRALASVATAAGHESAGAAEPEGTEQGDIPLTPVAAWLAGLEGPKDRYHQSVLLQVPGGLDPAALTTALDALLAHHPLLRAHARPDGTLTVPPAEERPQPGLLLHHRDVSGEPEGGLERATGQERAAAAGRLSPGNGLMLQAVWLDAGPQQPGRLLLVVHHLVVDGVSWRVLLPDLAAAYATARTGGVPELPATGTSFRHWARQLTRAAVDPGRATAELPLWQRISGHTEPPLGSRALDPAVDTRATARDITVVLPADVSAAVLTRVPAVFHTGVDEVLLTALALAVEQHRTRRGAGAAGPVLVDLEGHGRADIVPGADLTRTVGWFTSIHPVALPGTDPDTGRPAREGTALGAALKRVKEELAAIPDHGIGYGLLRHLNPTTGAALAEGAVPQIGFNYLGRTNRPGNLGDWSLDTSDGALSGGADDAMQLAHALEIDVHLGEEREGPGSGRLFARWQWAGGLLTTDEVRLLAQDWQRLLSALATHAEEDGAGGHTPSDMALVELSQEEIDEIEAGTAHPAVGERDGFDEDFDDFDDFNGIEEWRA from the coding sequence ATGGAATCGGTTGACCGGCGCACCAGCCACGACCAGGGCCACCCTCTGCGCGCCGCACAGGCCGGCATGTGGTTCGCGCAGCGCATCGCCCCACCCTCCCGGGTCTTCAACATCGCCCAGTACGCGGAGATCCGCGGCCCGCTCGACACACACCGGTTCCTGCACGCCCTGCGCCGGGCCATCGAGGAAGCCGAGACACTGCGCGTCCGCTTCCGTGAAACGCCGCAGGGGGTACGGCAGTACGTACCGGACACCCTCGACTGGAGCCCGTCGTTCGTCGATTTCTGCGACCGCCGGGACCCGGTGGCCGCCGCCCACCGCTGGATGAGCGAATTCGCGGCCCGACCGGTCGACCTCTTCGCCCCCCTCCTCCTGGACGTGGCCCTCCTCAAGACCGGCCCGGACCACTACCTCTGGTACCAAGGGGCGCACCACAGCGTCGTCGACGGATTCGCCGGACCGCTCGTCGCCCACCGCGCCTGCTGCCTCTACAACGACGCGATCGCCGGGCAGCCGAGTGCGCCGACGCCGTTTCCCGGCATCGAGGCACTCCACGCGGAGGAGGAGGCCTACCGCTCCTCCGGCCGCTTCGCCACCGACCGCGACTACTGGATGGGGCAGTTGGCGGACCGGCCCGAGCCCTTCAGCCTCTCCCACCAGCAGCTCCCGGTCCCCGACCGCACCCGGCGCGACTCCGGCACCCTCCCGGAACCGGCCGGCGCCCTCCTGCGCTCCACCTCCCGCCGGCTGCGCACCACCTGGAGCGGGCTGGCCATCGCGGCCGCGGCCGCCTATCTGCACCGGATGTCGGGCGCGGACGACCTCGTCCTCGGACTGCCCGTCACCGCCCGCGCGGGGCGGATCCAGCGCAGCGCGGCGGCGATGCTGTCCAACATCGTCCCCCTGCGCCTGCGGCTGCGGAGGGACACCACCTTCCCCGACCTGCTCCAGGAGGTCACGGCCCGCACCCGGCAGGCCCTGGTGCACCAGCGCTACCGCTACGAGGATCTGCGCCGTGATCTCGGAATGCCCGAATCCGAGGAACGGCTCTTCAGCTCCGAGATCAACGTGATGGCCTTCGACGACGCCCTGGACATCACCGGCTGCACCGCGAGCTTCCACAACCTGACCAACCCCAACACCGAGGAACTGGCCTTCTCGCTGTACGGACGAGCCGACAGCGGCACGATCCGGGTGGACGCCGACGCCGACGCCCAGCGATTCGACGCGGACGACCTCGCCGGCCACCGCGCCCGCTTCGCACGGCTCCTCACCCGCCTGGCGGAGGACCCCGACCGCCAACTGCGGGCGCCCGACCTGATGGACGAGAAGGAAGGCCTGGTCATCCAGGGGTGGAACGCCACCGCGGCCGCCACACCCGAAGCCACCTTCCCCACGCTGTTCTCCCGCCAGGCCGGCATCACCCCGCACCGCATCGCGGTGGCCTGCGGCCGGCGCGAGTGGAGCTACGCCGAACTCAACGCCCGTGCCAACCGGCTCGCCCACCTCCTGGCCGCCCGCGGTGTGTCCCCCGGCAGCCACGTGGTGTCCGCCGTGCCGCGCTCGGCCGAGGCGGTCCTGACTCTGCTGGCCGTGCTCAAGGCCCGCGCCGTGTACGTCCCGGTGGACCCCGATCACCCCGCCGACCGCGTCGCCGGAGTGATCGGCACCGTCGGTCCCGAACTCGTCGTGGGACTCTCCCGGGACACCGCGCCGATGGCAGAGCACACCGGTACCGTCGCGGGGGGCTGGCTCGCCCTCGACGACGACGCCGTCCGGCGACGACTGGAGCAGCAGCCCGACACCGACCCGGCGCCGGAGCGGGACCCGGCGGCGACCGCGCTGGGCCTGGCCTACGCCATCTTCACCTCCGGCTCCACCGGAAAGCCCAAGGGCGCGATGGTCCACCAGCGCGGCATGGTCAACCATCTGCTGGCCAAGGTCGAGGACCTGGAACTGACCGCCGGGTCCCGGGTCGCGCTCAACGCGCCCCTCACCTTCGACGTGTCGATCTGGCAGATGCTCGCCGCCCTGCTCACCGGCGGCACGACCCAGGTCATCGACGACGACGCCGGACAGGACGCGCTGGCGCTCTTCGAAGGCGTCGCAAGGACCGGCGTCACCGTGCTGGAGGTGGTGCCCTCCCAGGTCCGCGCCGCCCTCGACGCGTGGGACGCCGGCGTACCGGCGGCGCCGCTGCCCCGGCTGCGGCGCTTCATCGTCAACGGTGAGGTGCTGCCACCCGCCCTGTGCCGGCGCTGGTACGCCCGCTATCCCGACGCGGCCATCATCAACGCCTACGGCCTCACCGAATGCTCGGACGACAACGCGCACGCCTTCATCACCGCCGGTGACGTGCGCGCGGACACCCGGCTCCCGGTCGGACGGCCGTTGCGCAACAACCAGTTCCACATCCTCGACCGGGACCTGCGCCCGGTTCCGGTCGGCGTGCCGGGCGACCTGTTCATCGCCGGTACCGGCGTGGGACGCGGCTATCTCGCCGATCCCCGCCGGACCGCCGAACGCTATGTGCCCGACCCGTTCTCCGCCGCTCCCGGCGCCCGTATGTACCGCACCGGCGACCGGGCCCGCTGGCGGCCCGACGGGCAGCTCGATTTCCTGGGCCGCAACGACCACCAGGTGAAGATCCGTGGCAACCGGATCGAGCTGGGCGAGGTCGAGGCCGCCCTGCGCACGGTGGACGGCGTGCTCGACGCCGTGGCGGCCGTCCACCGCGCCGGGAACGTGCAGCGGCTGATCGGCTACGTGATCGGCGACATCGCACCGGAGAAGGTACGCGAGGCCGTCGCCGACGCCGTACCCGACTACATGGTGCCGGCCGCTCTCGTCCGGCTGGAGACGTTCCCCCTCAACACCAACGGCAAGGTCGACCGCAAGGCCCTGCCGGCCCCCGACTTCGCGACGTCCACCACCGGCACCCAGCCGCGTACGGCCACGGAACGGGCGCTGTGCGAGGCCTTCGCCGAGGTCCTGGGTCTCCCCGACATCGGCATCGACGACAGCTTCTTCGACCTGGGCGGCGACAGCATCGTCTCCATCCAGCTCATCAGCCGCGCCCACCGCGTGGGGCTCCGCCTCACCGCCCGCGACATCTTCCAGCACCGCACCGTACGCGCTCTGGCGTCGGTCGCCACGGCGGCCGGCCACGAGTCGGCCGGAGCGGCCGAACCGGAAGGGACGGAGCAGGGCGACATCCCCCTCACCCCCGTCGCGGCCTGGCTGGCCGGGCTCGAAGGACCAAAGGACCGCTACCACCAGTCGGTGCTGCTCCAGGTTCCCGGCGGCCTCGACCCGGCCGCCCTGACGACGGCGCTGGACGCACTGCTCGCCCACCACCCCCTGCTGCGCGCCCACGCGCGGCCGGACGGCACTCTCACCGTTCCCCCGGCCGAGGAACGGCCCCAGCCCGGCCTGCTGCTGCACCACCGGGACGTGAGCGGGGAACCGGAAGGCGGCCTGGAGCGGGCGACCGGACAGGAGCGTGCCGCGGCCGCGGGCCGGCTGTCCCCGGGCAACGGGCTCATGCTCCAGGCGGTGTGGCTCGACGCGGGGCCGCAGCAGCCCGGACGGCTCCTGCTCGTCGTCCACCACCTGGTGGTGGACGGCGTCTCCTGGCGTGTCCTGCTGCCCGACCTCGCCGCCGCTTACGCCACCGCCCGCACCGGTGGCGTGCCGGAACTGCCCGCCACCGGAACGTCCTTCCGGCACTGGGCCCGACAACTGACCCGCGCAGCCGTCGACCCCGGCCGTGCCACCGCCGAGCTCCCCCTGTGGCAGCGCATCAGCGGACACACCGAACCCCCGCTGGGCAGCCGCGCCCTCGACCCGGCCGTCGACACCCGCGCCACTGCCAGGGACATCACCGTGGTGCTGCCCGCGGACGTCAGCGCCGCCGTACTCACCCGGGTACCCGCCGTCTTCCACACCGGAGTCGACGAGGTACTGCTGACGGCGCTGGCCCTCGCCGTCGAGCAGCACCGCACCCGGCGCGGGGCCGGGGCGGCCGGCCCGGTCCTCGTCGACCTGGAGGGCCACGGCCGGGCGGACATCGTGCCCGGCGCGGACCTGACCCGGACCGTCGGCTGGTTCACCAGCATCCACCCGGTGGCACTGCCGGGCACGGACCCGGACACGGGCCGCCCCGCACGCGAGGGCACCGCACTCGGCGCGGCCCTCAAACGCGTCAAGGAGGAACTGGCGGCCATCCCCGATCATGGCATCGGCTACGGCCTGCTGCGCCACCTCAACCCCACGACGGGCGCCGCACTGGCGGAGGGCGCCGTCCCGCAGATCGGCTTCAACTACCTGGGCCGGACCAACCGACCGGGGAACCTGGGCGACTGGTCGCTGGACACCTCCGACGGGGCGCTGAGCGGCGGGGCGGACGACGCCATGCAGCTGGCACACGCCCTGGAGATCGATGTCCACCTCGGCGAGGAACGCGAAGGCCCCGGCAGCGGCCGGCTGTTCGCCCGCTGGCAGTGGGCCGGCGGCCTGCTGACCACCGACGAGGTGCGGCTGCTGGCCCAGGACTGGCAGCGCCTCCTGTCGGCACTCGCCACACACGCCGAGGAGGACGGGGCGGGCGGGCACACCCCCTCGGACATGGCGCTCGTCGAACTCAGCCAGGAGGAGATCGACGAGATCGAGGCCGGTACCGCGCACCCCGCGGTCGGCGAACGGGACGGCTTCGACGAAGACTTCGACGACTTCGACGACTTCAACGGGATCGAGGAGTGGCGGGCATGA